ttaatattttcctgaagaaacattaaaaaattctgattacgCTATCAGTCGAAGGACGCCGTAAAGTGCAAATGctgtgaatttgaaaatttttttaaagcctcaTATGGAGTGGTTCTACGAAGAATTGGCTATCTTTTTGTTACcgttaaaaattagtctctaAGACTGCCTTAGTTCTTGTAGTCTTAATTATGAGGTAAATTTTGGTTCTGAAAGAGGTTACAAGCTATTAGAATTATCTATAAAAGAAACCCGGGTGAAGgcattttgtcaattaatttagaagatattgcaaaaatagtgcaaatttcaatattttcttaaaatttaaataaagtctacctattaaacattttacaatgttgctacaaaaaatttgtaaaaattcagagACTTCTGAtccttagaaaaataataaaaataaaatgaatatatatttttaaaagaaattaccaaaaaaaaaaattttaatgtttcaaacatttttgtttcattaaaaatatattgcaccATGCAagcaaaattgtttacaataataatggTGATTAGTTGGTgtgattttatacaaaatgtacCTCAAAAATAATCTAAAGGACATTACAAAAAGTTACTCAATTAGCTTTTATTTAATCTTCTTAAACATTTGAAAGAATAACTTCATCCTGActcattttttagataattctaatatttttcaacctatttaaatataaaaatgttagctctcgtaaaattaacattaaaaaaacgtcAGTTATCATAAGAAAAACAGACGATGCCATACTTGTGATCGGCAAGGTAGTTTCGATTCATATTTATCACATGCTGTGATTGAGGATAAGTTTGGCAcgttttaatacatatttttttctttctgtacTTAAATTTTGTGACCGGAAGATTTCCCATATTTCATAATTAGCGCATTTCTTCATTCTTCAAGATCACAGctagaaagtatataattttcaaagtaattcaaataattaaactttaaaggttcacaatatttcttgaagtatttaaaattctgcaatttggaatggtgaaaatgacagtgatttttgaTTTGACATAATCACATCTTTTAGTAACAAAATCTATCCAGTCCTTTTAAATgacgattaaaaatatatttattgtctttaaaatttctgtaatttcaatttgaaattatattttgaatgtgcaattattaaataatatactCTTTGAGGCCTtgacacttaatttttttaaaattaatttttatattaatctttggaggtttcgaattttaaattttacaatattgtaaagaaatatttctaatacaaagttaaaaattgagttttaaaataaaaaaagatgaaaattaaactgaattggTTAAGTTTTGGAAAGTATTAATAGCAATTTaagaattcgtaatttttaagcgatttcaatttacgtcaaataattgaaatttttaaaggtttgagTATAGAAAGGTTTTATTATCCCAATTTTTGAtgactaaatttttttcatttttaaagttcgcATTCGTTTATTCAACGTTCGGgagtagaaattttttcatttttaacttttcctatttgaaattactatttattttgaaagggtttttttttttaatcaattcattttttgttttaaaaaagttttctaatcaGTTTTAATGTTACTTTGTAATTCCATTatgtaattacaatttaaaattctagaatttcagaagcttgcCTTTGAAAGATTCACTTGAGTTTTTAATAtgaatctgtcaaattttaatcgccttgaattcaaaaatttccaattttaaagttttaaattgttagttatttaattatgaatgcttttaatcaagaagaatacAATTGCAATccccttaaattttaaaagactttaaaagacttaagttttaaaagaagttccaaaatttgaatcttaaaatattcaatttttaacgttttgacattgtcatgttttcgaaattttaatctaaaatcatccTAGTTTCTTGATTCTCcaaatcaaattaaaatcgtttgtatacattttttaatttcggcCGCttacaattcgaaattattaattatttttttaaaaatatttattcttattatatgatttaaagtcaatcaatttcttgcaaaaaggtttTATGATATTTATTGACTTTCGCAAttgataatacgagggtagttcaataagtccttagaatgaagtataaaaacaattttttttgggtaaatttttttttatttttcaacataatctccttggaNNNNNNNNNNNNNNNNNNNNNNNNNNNNNNNNNNNNNNNNNNNNNNNNNNNNNNNNNNNNNNNNNNNNNNNNNNNNNNNNNNNNNNNNNNNNNNNNNNNNcgtaaactcagaagatgtggactgtgactgcaccatatatctagtcaggagtggtgctgactgaaaacagatgatttggagcgattcgcgcgccatctgttgatcattctaaggacttattgaactaccctcgtatatgtgAAAAACGGTGGGTTTCGCCAAgagagttatttttttttataaaccagGGAAAATCACGAATATTACCGTGAGAAAGTCGgaagaagaaaatttagaaaatagtcgCCACCCTGATAGTGTCGAAATACCCATTTCTACTGGTTATTCTGtgacaaattacaaaaaagagaCCTTTAAAATGGTCGAGAAAACCCCGAAAATTTCCAGTTGCCTGATCAGTAGACATtgtcaatttatttctaaatttgttgattttatgtattatttaacgaaaataattattaaaggtGGAGTTGGGAGAAGAATTGCTGGCATCAGGGGACCTGGATGGTGGAATTGAGCATTTGGCTAACGCAGTTGCAGTTTGTGGTCAGCCTCATCACTTACTTCAAGTTCTTCAAAAAACACTGCCACCTCAAGTGTTCCACCTTCTTTTACAGCGGTTGCCTGCTGTTGGTCAGGTAAGCAATTTTCGATAACGAAACaagtaacataaaataaaaagtaacaaGTAAAATAGTAATGCAATCCTTAATTAAATTGCAGAGACTCAACCCACAAGGTGTGATGGCGGAAGAAGATGTCGAATAAACGTCTGAAAAAACCTCGTTGTTTTCATACCAATAAAAGCAacattagtagaaaattcttcttcttgcgTAAAGTAGTGCGACTTTGATTAGTTCGTGTTAAAACATCTAAGTCTTGCGTATTGACTCGTGAAATTTCCATTGAGTTCATTGTTTATCACGTTCTAAATTTTTTGAGCATACTTGACAAAAATTGAACTCGAAGCGTTTGGATATTTTCGTAGCAACAACGCTCGAATAGtcgtaattttcaaaatactttaaacaaaacTTTCCTAAATACATCGTGAAATTTATTATTGCTAAAAATACCCAGCATTATACTTATGCTCATCGACTTGATTTTATACTTGAAACTTTCCTGTTTGACAAGTTTTAGTGTTTGTTGAACACCTTGTTAAACACTTAACACCGACGATCATAAAATCGTTTTGAACTGCTTGAAAGTCTTCTTAAAATTGATGTGGGTTTTCCAGTGAAATTGCATTTATAAAAGAACTTCGCAGAGGGAAACTGAAATTTTTGCTGAATGACTCGTTTGCAGTAGGAATGATAGACTTTAGTGCATTTGCTCAATTATGAGATCTGTCCTTTCCATATTTTGGAGGGAATCTCGTTGCTTTTTCTCAAATGCAAGGTAAACGTGTTTCCAAAGACTAGGACATTCTCGAAATGGTTTTCAAACATCTATGTATAGAAATGTCTATTCTTGTAATAAGGTATGATACCAAATAAACAGATAAACTTCGAAAGATGGATGCTTAAAGGATTTTCAGAGGAAGGAGGCTTTTCAAGAAATTGATCAGTTTTCAACGACACAACctccatttttattaacaataatttaccattttttttatttacaattctaGAATCGCTTAGAAAAATCCCCTATTTTACGTTGCCTGCAACAAGCCGTTCGAAATGTacattttatacatatatattgcATACAAATCGTATAATGTTTGTAATAATAACATGTATTGATATAAGCATTGTACAGACAACAGTGTAGGTCATTGAGTaacagataaatataatttgtagaCTTAAAAAGTCAACACCATTGTCATATTTTAAGTTTACTTTCCACCATAATAATACTTTCTTACATACAATTATATATAAGTTACTAACGATGCACATTTTACTGCACAATATATTATTTGCCGAATTTCGGAGGTAGATAGGGGCCCCATTCAGAAAATATCCGATACATTTTTTAGGGACTTTTAAGTCCCCTCTGCATCATgctcacatattttgtgaatgaccccataCCCATGTCGGTGAAAAATcagtttgaatttcaataaatttttcaagttccCGAGTCTGTTGCGCTGTAGATCATTAGAAAAGGCAGTGATAATCATGATTTCTTATGTACATATAATAAATGTTTTGGAAGtgcagagattttttttaaatcctgctgAAATATGTACAGGGCGATACAAAAAGAACCGATATAAAGGACTCACTGGTAATGCTGGTTTGTGGAACAAGACCCTAAACTGACTGGAATATGATTTTGGTAACCATGTATATaatcttttgactaaaaaaaaaattaacaaaacatgGGCTGGTATTGCAAGTCCCAGTTTACTGATTGGCACtagtttaaagttttagaaaattagaCTCCATGTTTAATGAATGAAAACATGTTCGCAGCCGTTTGCGTAGTCTCTTATTTACAGAGAgctacatttcaaaatatttaaacgagCTACATTTCGAGGCTTGAGCTCGTACCAAATATGGTAAACATAAGTACCAATTTGGATCAGTTTTCTGGATTCGAAATAAACAAGGGTTTAGAGGGTTAAGATGAGTTAAGAATTTCGTTTCTAGCCGCGGACATGATTTCCAAAGCGTTTTTGTCCACCAGATTTTTCGCGACTTCTTTTCCAAGGTCTTCGGCACCTGCAAGACTTAGGCCACTCACTTTTCCCGGTGCGACGCTGCAGTATAAGCGAGGTTCTCGATATGGacattttctggtggaaaataattctatttagaTTCAAAGTTGGagtaactaaaatgaagaataattcagaaaaataggcgaataaattctttaaaaaaattaattttggtatacgatattcctaagatttcaagtcgatatatattacattttcaacaaagtagtgtaattttcaagcaaaaaaaaaaatgaatttttaagctaaaaagtcgaatatttaaaaaaaacattaaagttttaagtaaacccgaaaagattcatttacaaccaaaggcctgcaaaaataatagttaaaaaatagtttaatgtttaaaaaagaaagatttttcaattaagaaaggaaaaaatgtaaataaaattgttgaattttcaagcaaaaaagacgaattttatgcaAAACAGTTGAGCTTCTAATCCGAGATTTActcaatttatacaaaaaagataattttctacccaaagaattgattttttttaaacaaaaatagattcattttaaaaccaaaattgtttgtcaaaaacagttttttaaaaaagaagtcatttttcaacaaaatagttcaatttgcagaaaataatttaattttcatacaaaagagatgaactctaaacaaaaaatataattgtagactttttcagaattaattttcaacaaaaaaaggtgaattctcagcTAAAACTGTAATAatcaataaattctaaaaattgtcaGCTCGAGTTAAAAGTGaaaaaaggtttacattttttgttttcgacaaatatagtttttatcaattacttcaaAGACGGTAAAACctggaaatatttgataaaggaaaaaaagatacgccttgaaattctctacaagtatcagtgattaaaattaaaattcgtacgattttaaaattgactttctggacaatacttctcagtCTGAATCCTTTTGATCAATTAAAACtgcaatagtttatattttaacgacaaaatatttcagttgcaatttaaaaaatcagttaaattcatcccaaaaagatgattttttaaacaaaataatttttttttataaacaaaaattaattttcaattaaaactaatatttgatagttcaaccacaaaatatttcagtttcatataaaaaaaaaaacagataaattcatcccaaatgattaattttttgacaaaaaaaatagatttttatccaaaaaaaggatgaattctcaattaaaactgCAATAGTTgatagtttaaccgcaaaatatttcagttacaaataaaaaaacagttaacttcattccaaaaagattatgatttaaacaaaataatttatttttaaccaaaaaagcagCTTTTCAGTCAACGGAAAAAAACTTCAACCCagttgttgaatttacaagcaaaaaaactattttcgaacaaaaaagatgaattctgaaccaacaaATATAATAttggacaaaaaaaaagatgaattctcaactcaaTTGTAACAGCCTAtgttttaaacacaaaagattttagttacgaataaaaaatagttaattttagcccaaaaagaagatttttaaaataaaataattgatttttcaactaaaaaaagtttttcagtcaaaggaacaaaattttaaacaaatttttgaatttttaggcaaaaaataacgattttcgaaaaaaaaagattaattctgaaccaacaaATGTAATTATAGACTTTTCAGTTAGAatgaattaatttccaaccaaaaaaatatgaattctcaactaaattgtttaaaataaaaaagtaacatttatcccaaaaagacgaattttgaacaaagtagttggattttgCGACGAAAAGCGGgtctgagttaaaaaaaaagaaaaaaatcacaacccaattgttgaatttgcaaaaaaaaaaaaaaacgaaaaaattttcgaccaaaaaagataactttttaacaaaatagtcaaattttcaacaaaatacttcaatttttaatcaaaagtgatcagttctgaaccaaaaatataatagttgccttttatattaagaagaattaacttttaactaaaaaaaagatgactaCTCAAggaaaattgtaatagttgatatttcaaacaaaaatgactagtttctaatcaaaaacagttaaatttatgcacaaaaaacgaatttttaacaaaatagttgttttttaaccaaaaaggttgaatcttcaagataaaaatcaattttcgacaaaaaaaatatgacttcacaGGGTTTccagtgaccttgaaaacctggaactctccttgattttttttttttaaatcttgaaaacctgaaaatctccttgattttttcacgaaaaccttgaattttaattattctttttttcttttcttttaaaacagtaattttatggAAACGCcaagagtaatttaaatattttagcctattatgaaagaaacatatcacttagaaaaaatcttgctgcagaaaatttgtttatccttcaagatataattttttttttgtttattccagaataaataaagatattttaaggcactttttgttgagctgttcaacttagaaattatagaaattattaatttaaaatttcgatattaatttagtttcagaattagaataagacATGGCCATACAACGGATTTTTCGAGGGGTTGACCACTCGATTTTTGggtgtacaacagatttcaaaaggttacgaaatatttctaaagatttcaaaatattttaaatgtctttaacgtttcataaagatttcacagataatAACGATTTAAAAAGGGTGCGCATGCCAGATTTTAATACagatttcacagcaatttcacaaacattttaaaactttaaagatttaaaggatttcaaagatttgaaaaagtacaccagatttcaaagatttgaaacgatttgaggaggttttaaaaacattttagatctcaaaatatttcaaataattcaaagacttcgacgaatacaaaagattttccaaacaaagattcaagaaagatttttaaaatatttcaaaagatttcaaggatttcaaacattcaaaaaattccccaaagatttcgaacatttcacaatgattttaaaacttacaaaacagtttaaagattttaaaaagggtatattaaaccacatttctaatatttcaaaacatgtcaaagattttaaacaatttcaaaattttgtaggagatatcaaaagattttactaagatttgtaataatttaaataattccaacgatttcacaaagatttcgctaaaatttcgaacattgcacagattttaaatttcaaaatatttcaaagattttgaataacttcaaaattttttatgagatgccaaaagatttcacaaaagtttcaaagatttcataaaacattcataaagatttcaaaacaatacaagaatttcaacgatttcaacaagggtgcagtacaccagatttcaaggacttcaaagattttttttaagttttcgtagatttcaaggactttaaagatttaaacaagggtacagtacaacagatttaaaagatttaaaaaaatttcaaatattttaaacaaaatcaaaattttttataagacttcaaaagatttaacaaagatttcaaatattccagtgatttcaaacgaatacaaaagacttagagaagatttcacaatttctttaaagaattcataaaggtttcaaagattttaagcgatttcaaaaggtttcaacacatttgagaagatttcaagaattttaaagattttataaaatctttgaaaaatgccaaaagatttcaccaaaatttcaagctttcactaaggtttgtaacacttcacaaagatttcagtgatttcaaagacattacaaagatttaaaaatattcctcaaaatttcacaaagacgacccaccttcgcaaaaaattaagaatttgtttatttacgttTCGGCTTTCTTCATAAATTTATGGCCCatgaaaaatgaaatggctcattttttacatatatGACAAAAGTTTACttcattatttgatataaaaaaggagacctggaaaattttgatttcttgacctcTAAAACCGCGAAAAGACCTTGAACTATGTTCCcaagaatcgctagacaccctgctttaacaaaataattgaaattttaatgtaataattaaatttccaatcaacgaaaaattaattctgagccAAAATTATGAGtcaacttttaaagtaaaaagaatgaattttcaaccaaaaagatttgtgttttcttattgagttctatGAATTCAGTTCGCGTTTAATcgaaaaaggggaaattttcttgcaaaaaagggGAAATGGATGAAtccttcaaaaaatgtaaaacattggTCTGCGGTAAAGAGTGTGAAGtatgaaatatttcgaattagTCTTACTTTGGAGGTTCACCATCGTCATCCGGTATAAACAATTtcctttttaaagtattttgaattaaagtttgGCCATCCAGGGACCAAACGGCACCCGTGATTGTTAAATTCTCTCCTTCCAGAGAAGAGGAAACGGCAACAGGTGCAGAACAACCACCGCCTAGAGTTTTCAAAAAGGATCGTTCACAAACACATCTGAGCGTAGAATCAACGTCATACAATGGTTCCAGAAGAGAAAGGATTTCCCAGTCTGACTCTCGGCACTCAACGCCTAAGGCTCCTTGGCCAATGGCATACAAGGCCTCCTCTGGTTCCAGTATCTGCAGAAAGAGATCTTTAATTTGAGCACTGATTGCGTGGACAATGACCAGAATATGGTGAAAAATGGGTCAAGGAACAAACTGATTTTTCAGCTAATGATGAATGTGATTAATCAAATACAGACCATATTTATAGACCACGTTATAAACTACTAATTATGCAAATTGTTATTATACCTGACTTATCCGATCTTGCCAGCCCATCCTTTTCAATCCCGCTGCTGCCAAAATGATTGCTGAAAAAGGTCCGTCTTCGTCGTCCAGTTTTTTCAATCTCGTGTTCAAGTTTCCTCGAATATTCTCTACTTTCAATTTCGGCATATTTCTCGCTAATTGTGCGGATCTTCGTAATGAACTCGTACCAATTACACTCCCTTCTGGCAATGTATCTAGTTTTTCACCTTGGTGTTTTTTAGACATTACTACGGCATCACGTTCATCTTCGCGTCTGAAAATTAGAGGAAAATTGAATGTATAAACACGATAAATACTTTAATGGCTTTTTGGAAAAGAATTGAATATATACTTCAGTATTGCACCCAGGATCATTCCTTTGGGTAAGGTTGTGGGCAAGTCTTTTAACgaatgaaccaaaaaatcaacTCTTCCTTGCTCTAGGGCCAACTCGAGCTCCTCTGTGAAAAGagatttttctccaatttttggCAAGGACTTGTCCAAAATTTTATCACCTTTTGTGCTCATTGTTActagaaataataaaagtaaattgaTATTATTTGGAATTTCCATTCAAGGAAAAAAGTTCCTAACTTTCATTATCGATTTCATTTAGATTTTAGAAAGGCCTTGTCGAGATTTTAGTATGACATGACGTGTTGAAGTGAGAGTAAacaatgcaaaattaaaatactgcAAATATCAATTATGAAACGGTCGTTATAATATCTAATATTTCTTCTTTAGTACATATTTTACATAACTGTCAAACATTTATTACCTGCTACTTTTACAAATCATGCAAAAAAGTTGTTACGCTGAAATAAGATTTGCAATTACGTTTGTCGTAGAGCAATATAAGAAATAAATTCCAAtggaaatattcataatttttttctttaaaagaaaacaaatcttttatgttaaaaataaccaGTTCTGGAATTtctagatataaaattgtaatttcaaaatttgaggaaactttagggtggccgaaaaacttcattttcaaaaattcctaacttttcccagactgatttttcattttccctaactattaatatttaaataccgacaatttaatattctacattattttgaatttattactcTTAGTGCTTCCAGAacaaaagttactttaaaaaagtgaaaatgtgacctattaaatttcagtaaaattagcaGGAATTTACATCAACTTAAGAGAAGTGagacaatttcgaaaaaattcatacaaatgtatgacgaattaacaaaaatcaatttgaaaaaaataaaaaatatgaaaaaattaattgaatacaagagaatttaatttaaaaaactaagaattcaaggtaaatttgaaagacttcagtcagtatgaaacaaattttttatttaaagtccattaaatttagtagaattgagtgaatttccAAGAActcaagttaattaaaaaagtcaagagaatacCCAAGAAGGTAAAAGaaatcaggataaattaataataatccagggcaaattccaaatgaattgcaaaaaatattttcaaatctttgtcaCGCTAAGAAATCCCTCACAACTTGTgaatgcattttttgaaatccattaaaatatgctAAAATCATGTGAAATTCGATCAGatctgatatttcttgaaatcctggaaattttattaaaatccactaagagcttttaaaatcacttaaaatcactGCAGTCTTAGGATATctgataaaatcccttgaaatcgtttaaaatattttaaaaccttacaGGTTCCGTAAAATTGTTtcatatcttcaaaaattctaagaatttcttTATAACTGtatgtaatgtttttttaataccttaaaatcaaaaaaatccttGGAATGCCCCTCAAAATTTTTTAGTCTCTTGAAAATGTCCtgagaattttttatgttcttgGACAtaacttggaattttaaaaaataataaaaaatctttcaaacctgTTGGAATCACatccaattattaaaatctattaaaaatatcctgatatttcaaataatttgaaataacttcagatttttaaaggccttgaaaattcctcggaattaaaaaaaaaacaccctaatatctttcaaattatttttaaatcaaaataccctgaaatatcttaaaggaattcaagaaaattttaaaaaaatacagacaTAGACCTGAATTAGATACTGGTTACTTCAAATTactgatatttattaaaaattgcctaagatgtttaaaatattttaaaataccttgaaatgtttttaattttttgaaaatttcttagaacttttaaaaacactctaaaatattaaacattacaatatttttttatatccctttctattaattgaaataaattgcaaattctttaaaatcttttaaaataacctgagatctttaaaattataaaaaggcttggaaaatctttgaaaatctttgaaattcgacCATTCCTAGAAAATTACTCAAAATGCCTTGAGTGttttaaaatccattcaaataattaaaatcgtcgaaaattttatgaaatcccacggaatctttttaaatacactaaaatattttaaatccactgaaatattttaaaatcccttgaaactttgaAAAGCACTTGAAAATTATGGAAGTCCGATGATTGACTTTTgcgattttttcttcttaaaaatgcctgactttccctgaccaaCACAATTTTCTAACGTTCTTCTGATCTGCGGCACCTTGAATTTACGTGTAAATatgtagaataaattaaaattaacaataattacatcttacctatttcaaattttttcattggaTAATATTCCTTTAAACAACTGATAACATGCCTAGTTTGAATCAAAGCCAGCTGAAAGAAATGAAACTTAGATTAAACTTACAACAAGATGTAAAGCTCGAAACAATATGcaaatttatgtataattaatttttcctgttATTGGAATTTTAGGTTTCTAACGGCCGTGCCTGTGTTCACCGGAATTTGGTGcgtttttcatttagaattttttttaaacggaataaaaaaaataatttcagatttaaatttaaaaaattcaagttgatttatttatttcaataaaaaaatatgacttttcta
This Belonocnema kinseyi isolate 2016_QV_RU_SX_M_011 chromosome 3, B_treatae_v1, whole genome shotgun sequence DNA region includes the following protein-coding sequences:
- the LOC117168724 gene encoding porphobilinogen deaminase isoform X1, coding for MTSTESRDVIRVGSRKSELALIQTRHVISCLKEYYPMKKFEIVTMSTKGDKILDKSLPKIGEKSLFTEELELALEQGRVDFLVHSLKDLPTTLPKGMILGAILKREDERDAVVMSKKHQGEKLDTLPEGSVIGTSSLRRSAQLARNMPKLKVENIRGNLNTRLKKLDDEDGPFSAIILAAAGLKRMGWQDRISQILEPEEALYAIGQGALGVECRESDWEILSLLEPLYDVDSTLRCVCERSFLKTLGGGCSAPVAVSSSLEGENLTITGAVWSLDGQTLIQNTLKRKLFIPDDDGEPPKKCPYREPRLYCSVAPGKVSGLSLAGAEDLGKEVAKNLVDKNALEIMSAARNEILNSS
- the LOC117168725 gene encoding mitochondrial import receptor subunit TOM20 homolog — encoded protein: MVSKAAVGIAVGIAGIFVGYCFYFDQKRRSDPDFKKKLRERRKARKEAQKSGSKIPNLKDHEVVQKFFVQEVELGEELLASGDLDGGIEHLANAVAVCGQPHHLLQVLQKTLPPQVFHLLLQRLPAVGQRLNPQGVMAEEDVE
- the LOC117168724 gene encoding porphobilinogen deaminase isoform X2, with the protein product MKKFEIVTMSTKGDKILDKSLPKIGEKSLFTEELELALEQGRVDFLVHSLKDLPTTLPKGMILGAILKREDERDAVVMSKKHQGEKLDTLPEGSVIGTSSLRRSAQLARNMPKLKVENIRGNLNTRLKKLDDEDGPFSAIILAAAGLKRMGWQDRISQILEPEEALYAIGQGALGVECRESDWEILSLLEPLYDVDSTLRCVCERSFLKTLGGGCSAPVAVSSSLEGENLTITGAVWSLDGQTLIQNTLKRKLFIPDDDGEPPKKCPYREPRLYCSVAPGKVSGLSLAGAEDLGKEVAKNLVDKNALEIMSAARNEILNSS